In a genomic window of Halalkalibacillus sediminis:
- a CDS encoding DUF4440 domain-containing protein yields the protein MNNDWNDEELAVHLEGLEKNLLNHEVRTSYEDFDRLLADDFVEFGSSGRVFDKREQLEATNASDEVLVMHLTDFHLNRLAEDVAHVTFKVYKENNNQYSLRSSIWKLNEDRWQMFFHQGTNIV from the coding sequence TTGAACAATGACTGGAATGATGAAGAGTTAGCAGTGCATTTGGAAGGGCTTGAAAAGAATCTATTAAACCATGAAGTGAGAACTTCTTATGAAGATTTCGATCGATTGTTAGCTGATGATTTTGTGGAGTTCGGGAGTTCTGGAAGAGTATTTGATAAGAGAGAGCAATTAGAAGCCACAAACGCATCTGATGAAGTGTTAGTCATGCATTTAACTGATTTTCACTTGAACAGGCTTGCAGAAGATGTTGCTCATGTAACTTTCAAGGTATACAAAGAAAATAACAATCAATACTCGCTCAGAAGTTCGATTTGGAAGTTGAATGAGGATAGGTGGCAGATGTTTTTTCACCAAGGGACGAATATTGTTTAA